In Cuculus canorus isolate bCucCan1 chromosome 8, bCucCan1.pri, whole genome shotgun sequence, a single genomic region encodes these proteins:
- the RC3H1 gene encoding roquin-1 isoform X7 produces MPVQAPQWTDFLSCPICTQTFDETIRKPISLGCGHTVCKMCLNKLHRKACPFDQTTINIDIELLPVNSALLQLVGAQVPEQQPITLCSGAEDTKHYEEGKKCVEELALYLKPLSSARGVGLNSTTQSVLSRPMQRKLVTLVHCQLVEEEGRIRAMRAARSLGERTVTELILQHQNPQQLSSNLWAAVRARGCQFLGPAMQEEALKLVLLALEDGSALSRKVLVLFVVQRLEPRFPQASKTSIGHVVQLLYRASCFKVTKRDEDSSLMQLKEEFRTYEALRREHDSQIVQIAMEAGLRIAPDQWSSLLYGDQSHKSHMQSIIDKLQTPASFAQSVQELTIALQRTGDPANLNRLRPHLELLANIDPSPDAPPPTWEQLENGLVAVRTVVHGLVDYIQNHSKKGTDQQQPPQHSKYKTYMCRDMKQRGGCPRGASCTFAHSQEELEKFRKMNKRLVPRRPLSASLGQLNEVGLPSGAILSEEGGVDLPNRKTSALPNGIVPAGGTVTQLISRGTDSGYETALKPGKMDHLSSSAPGSPPDLLESVPKSSISALPVNPHPVPARAPADLPSVSVTKQLQMVPRGSQLYSTQQPDMFYQDPRGAAPPFEPAPYQPGVYYPTQSISRFVRPPPSAPEPGPPYLDHYPPYLQDRVVSPQYTQPQQYPPMAQPIYPPHYDSRRVYPPVQPYQREEIVRGSPVPIEIPQAAVPSYVPESRDRYQQTEGYCPVAPHLSQIRPSCHRPHPSLDELHRRRKEIMAQLEERKVISPPPFAPSPTLPHLFHSEEYLDEDLKVAGKYKGNDYSQYSPWSCDTIGSYIGTKDAKPKDVVAARSVEMANVDSKAMRDQRLDMQRRAAETGDDDLIPFGDRPTVSRFGAISRTSKAMYQNSGPMQAMAVQGATTKSIISVADYNPYGTHSGWGGSPYSPHQNIPSQGRFSDRERLSMSDVTGHGKQLPSAEREQQLRMELQQVDHQISQQTQMRGLEAVSNRLLLQREATTLAGQPQPPPPPPKWPGMISSEQLSLELHQVEREIGKRTRELSMESQSSLDIKNKLGTTKQTENGQLEPQSKVPTENLALTFSDVPNGSALTQENIGLLSNKTASLSLSEDPETGGDNQDSQRTGVTPTSAP; encoded by the exons GTTCCTGAGCAGCAGCCAATTACTTTGTGTAGTGGAGCTGAAGATACCAAGCACTATGAAGAGGGCAAGAAGTGTGTTGAAGAGTTGGCATTGTACCTCAAGCCACTCAGCAGTGCGAGAG GTGTGGGTCTTAACAGTACTACCCAGAGTGTGCTGAGTCGTCCCATGCAAAGGAAGCTGGTGACATTAGTTCACTGCCAGCTAGTGGAGGAAGAAGGGCGGATCAGAGCTATGCGTGCAGCGCGGTCGCTTGGTGAAAGAACAGTCACGGAGCTTATTCTTCAGCATCAAAATCCTCAGCAGCTCTCCTCCAACCTCTGGGCTGCAGTGAGAGCCAGAGGGTGCCAGTTCCTTGGACCAG CAATGCAAGAGGAGGCTTTAAAGTTGGTTCTGCTAGCTCTGGAAGATGGATCTGCTTTGTCACGAAAGGTCTTGGTTCTCTTTGTGGTTCAGAGGCTGGAGCCGCGATTTCCTCAGGCCTCGAAAACTAGCATTGGCCATGTTGTACAGCTGCTTTACAGAGCTTCCTGCTTCAAG GTAACAAAGCGAGATGAGGATTCCTCCCTGATGCAACTGAAGGAGGAATTTCGGACTTACGAAGCTCTGAGGCGGGAGCATGATTCCCAGATAGTTCAAATTGCTATGGAAGCAGGTTTACGCATTGCACCAGACCAGTGGTCCTCGCTGTTATACGGAGACCAGTCTCACAAATCTCACATGCAGTCTATCATTGACAAG ttgcagACCCCAGCCTCGTTTGCACAAAGTGTTCAGGAATTAACTATTGCTCTTCAGAGGACTGGAGATCCAGCTAACCTGAATCGTCTTCGTCCTCATCTAGAGCTCCTGGCAAATATCGATCCCAGTCCAG ATGCTCCACCTCCAACGTGGGAACAACTGGAAAATGGACTGGTTGCTGTGAGGACAGTGGTTCATGGCTTAGTTGATTATATCCAGAATCACAGCAAGAAAGGAACAGATCAGCAACAG CCTCCTCAGCACAGCAAGTACAAGACATACATGTGCCGAGACATGAAACAGAGAGGAGGATGCCCCCGAGGGGCCAGCTGCACCTTTGCACATTCACAGGAGGAGCTAGAAAA ATTCCGTAAAATGAACAAGCGTCTGGTTCCCAGAAGACCCCTGAGTGCCTCCCTGGGCCAGCTAAATGAGGTGGGCCTGCCTTCAGGAGCTATCCTCTCGGAGGAAGGGGGAGTGGACTTGCCCAATAGGAAAACTTCTGCTCTGCCAAATGGAATTGTGCCAGCAGGCGGCACAGTGACGCAACTAATTTCTCGAGGGACTGACTCCGGTTACGAAACTGCTCTGAAGCCAGGGAAGATGGACCATCTGAGTAGCAGTGCCCCTGGATCCCCTCCTGACTT GCTGGAATCAGTCCCCAAGAGCTCCATTTCTGCCTTACCAGTGAACCCTCATCCTGTGCCCGCTCGAGCACCGGCAGATCTGCCTTCAGTGTCAGTCACCAAGCAGCTGCAAATGGTACCACGAGGATCTCAGCTGTACAGCACTCAGCAACCAGATATGTTTTATCAAGATCCTAGAGGAGCTGCTCCACCGTTTGAGCCAGCACCCTACCAGCCAG GAGTTTACTATCCCACTCAGTCCATATCTCGCTTTGTCCGACCTCCTCCGTCTGCTCCTGAACCCGGTCCACCTTATTTAGACCATTACCCGCCCTACCTTCAGGACCGCGTGGTGAGCCCGCAGTACACACAGCCGCAGCAATATCCTCCTATGGCACAGCCCATCTACCCGCCGCACTACGACAGCCGCCGCGTCTATCCCCCTGTCCAGCCATATCAGCGAGAGGAGATTGTCCGAGGAAGCCCAGTTCCCATTGAAATTCCGCAAGCGGCTGTACCTTCCTATGTACCTGAATCCAGAGACAGATACCAGCAAACAGAGGGTTATTGCCCAGTGGCTCCACATCTCAGCCAGATCAGACCTTCTTGCCACAGG CCACATCCCAGCCTGGACGAACTTCACCGGCGAAGGAAAGAAATCATGGCCCAGCTAGAAGAGAGGAAGGTGATTTCTCCACCTCCTTTCGCACCGTCTCCAACCTTGCCTCATCTTTTTCATTCAGAGGAG TACTTGGATGAAGACCTGAAGGTAGCTGGGAAATACAAAGGAAATGACTACAGCCAGTACTCGCCCTGGTCCTGTGACACCATCGGCTCCTACATTGGAACCAAAGATGCAAAACCCAAAGATGTTGTGGCAGCAAGAAGTGTGGAGATGGCG AACGTAGATAGTAAAGCCATGCGTGACCAGCGATTAGACATGCAGCGAAGAGCAGCAGAGACCGGCGATGATGACCTCATTCCATTTGGAGACCGACCAACTGTGTCGAGATTTGGGGCTATCTCTCGTACCTCCAAAGCGATGTACCAGAACTCTGGTCCCATGCAGGCCATGGCGGTTCAGGGAGCTACCACCAAATCTATCATTTCAG TGGCAGACTACAATCCTTACGGAACTCACAGTGGCTGGGGAGGCTCTCCATATTCTCCTCATCAAAATATACCTTCTCAGGGACGTTTCAGTGACAG GGAGAGACTGTCCATGTCCGATGTGACTGGTCATGGGAAACAGTTGCCCTCAGCAGAGCGAGAGCAGCAGCTGCGCATGGAGCTGCAGCAAGTAGACCATCAGATTAGCCAGCAGACACAAATGCGAGGACTAGAG GCTGTTAGTAACAGGCTGCTGTTGCAGAGGGAGGCGACTACCCTGGCAGGCCAGCCACAgcccccaccccctcctcccaAGTGGCCTGGGATGATCTCAAGTGAGCAGCTGAGCTTGGAGCTACACCAGGTGGAAAGGGAAATTGGGAAGAGAACCCGTGAGCTGAGCATG GAGAGCCAGTCTTCACTGGATATAAAAAACAAACTGGGCACCACTAAACAGACCGAAAATGGACAGTTAGAACCACAAAGCAAGGTTCCAACTGAGAACCTCGCACTGACATTCAG TGATGTTCCGAATGGATCAGCCTTGACACAAGAGAACATCGGCCTCCTGTCAAACAAAACAgcatctctcagcctgtcggAAGACCCAGAGACAGGAGGAGACAACCAGGACTCCCAACGCACAGGAGTTACGCCCACGTCTGCTCCGTGA
- the RC3H1 gene encoding roquin-1 isoform X2 yields MPVQAPQWTDFLSCPICTQTFDETIRKPISLGCGHTVCKMCLNKLHRKACPFDQTTINIDIELLPVNSALLQLVGAQVPEQQPITLCSGAEDTKHYEEGKKCVEELALYLKPLSSARGVGLNSTTQSVLSRPMQRKLVTLVHCQLVEEEGRIRAMRAARSLGERTVTELILQHQNPQQLSSNLWAAVRARGCQFLGPAMQEEALKLVLLALEDGSALSRKVLVLFVVQRLEPRFPQASKTSIGHVVQLLYRASCFKVTKRDEDSSLMQLKEEFRTYEALRREHDSQIVQIAMEAGLRIAPDQWSSLLYGDQSHKSHMQSIIDKLQTPASFAQSVQELTIALQRTGDPANLNRLRPHLELLANIDPSPDAPPPTWEQLENGLVAVRTVVHGLVDYIQNHSKKGTDQQQPPQHSKYKTYMCRDMKQRGGCPRGASCTFAHSQEELEKFRKMNKRLVPRRPLSASLGQLNEVGLPSGAILSEEGGVDLPNRKTSALPNGIVPAGGTVTQLISRGTDSGYETALKPGKMDHLSSSAPGSPPDLLESVPKSSISALPVNPHPVPARAPADLPSVSVTKQLQMVPRGSQLYSTQQPDMFYQDPRGAAPPFEPAPYQPGVYYPTQSISRFVRPPPSAPEPGPPYLDHYPPYLQDRVVSPQYTQPQQYPPMAQPIYPPHYDSRRVYPPVQPYQREEIVRGSPVPIEIPQAAVPSYVPESRDRYQQTEGYCPVAPHLSQIRPSCHRPHPSLDELHRRRKEIMAQLEERKVISPPPFAPSPTLPHLFHSEEIFVFVQYLDEDLKVAGKYKGNDYSQYSPWSCDTIGSYIGTKDAKPKDVVAARSVEMANVDSKAMRDQRLDMQRRAAETGDDDLIPFGDRPTVSRFGAISRTSKAMYQNSGPMQAMAVQGATTKSIISVADYNPYGTHSGWGGSPYSPHQNIPSQGRFSDRERLSMSDVTGHGKQLPSAEREQQLRMELQQVDHQISQQTQMRGLEAVSNRLLLQREATTLAGQPQPPPPPPKWPGMISSEQLSLELHQVEREIGKRTRELSMESQSSLDIKNKLGTTKQTENGQLEPQSKVPTENLALTFSDVPNGSALTQENIGLLSNKTASLSLSEDPETGGDNQDSQRTGVTPTSAP; encoded by the exons GTTCCTGAGCAGCAGCCAATTACTTTGTGTAGTGGAGCTGAAGATACCAAGCACTATGAAGAGGGCAAGAAGTGTGTTGAAGAGTTGGCATTGTACCTCAAGCCACTCAGCAGTGCGAGAG GTGTGGGTCTTAACAGTACTACCCAGAGTGTGCTGAGTCGTCCCATGCAAAGGAAGCTGGTGACATTAGTTCACTGCCAGCTAGTGGAGGAAGAAGGGCGGATCAGAGCTATGCGTGCAGCGCGGTCGCTTGGTGAAAGAACAGTCACGGAGCTTATTCTTCAGCATCAAAATCCTCAGCAGCTCTCCTCCAACCTCTGGGCTGCAGTGAGAGCCAGAGGGTGCCAGTTCCTTGGACCAG CAATGCAAGAGGAGGCTTTAAAGTTGGTTCTGCTAGCTCTGGAAGATGGATCTGCTTTGTCACGAAAGGTCTTGGTTCTCTTTGTGGTTCAGAGGCTGGAGCCGCGATTTCCTCAGGCCTCGAAAACTAGCATTGGCCATGTTGTACAGCTGCTTTACAGAGCTTCCTGCTTCAAG GTAACAAAGCGAGATGAGGATTCCTCCCTGATGCAACTGAAGGAGGAATTTCGGACTTACGAAGCTCTGAGGCGGGAGCATGATTCCCAGATAGTTCAAATTGCTATGGAAGCAGGTTTACGCATTGCACCAGACCAGTGGTCCTCGCTGTTATACGGAGACCAGTCTCACAAATCTCACATGCAGTCTATCATTGACAAG ttgcagACCCCAGCCTCGTTTGCACAAAGTGTTCAGGAATTAACTATTGCTCTTCAGAGGACTGGAGATCCAGCTAACCTGAATCGTCTTCGTCCTCATCTAGAGCTCCTGGCAAATATCGATCCCAGTCCAG ATGCTCCACCTCCAACGTGGGAACAACTGGAAAATGGACTGGTTGCTGTGAGGACAGTGGTTCATGGCTTAGTTGATTATATCCAGAATCACAGCAAGAAAGGAACAGATCAGCAACAG CCTCCTCAGCACAGCAAGTACAAGACATACATGTGCCGAGACATGAAACAGAGAGGAGGATGCCCCCGAGGGGCCAGCTGCACCTTTGCACATTCACAGGAGGAGCTAGAAAA ATTCCGTAAAATGAACAAGCGTCTGGTTCCCAGAAGACCCCTGAGTGCCTCCCTGGGCCAGCTAAATGAGGTGGGCCTGCCTTCAGGAGCTATCCTCTCGGAGGAAGGGGGAGTGGACTTGCCCAATAGGAAAACTTCTGCTCTGCCAAATGGAATTGTGCCAGCAGGCGGCACAGTGACGCAACTAATTTCTCGAGGGACTGACTCCGGTTACGAAACTGCTCTGAAGCCAGGGAAGATGGACCATCTGAGTAGCAGTGCCCCTGGATCCCCTCCTGACTT GCTGGAATCAGTCCCCAAGAGCTCCATTTCTGCCTTACCAGTGAACCCTCATCCTGTGCCCGCTCGAGCACCGGCAGATCTGCCTTCAGTGTCAGTCACCAAGCAGCTGCAAATGGTACCACGAGGATCTCAGCTGTACAGCACTCAGCAACCAGATATGTTTTATCAAGATCCTAGAGGAGCTGCTCCACCGTTTGAGCCAGCACCCTACCAGCCAG GAGTTTACTATCCCACTCAGTCCATATCTCGCTTTGTCCGACCTCCTCCGTCTGCTCCTGAACCCGGTCCACCTTATTTAGACCATTACCCGCCCTACCTTCAGGACCGCGTGGTGAGCCCGCAGTACACACAGCCGCAGCAATATCCTCCTATGGCACAGCCCATCTACCCGCCGCACTACGACAGCCGCCGCGTCTATCCCCCTGTCCAGCCATATCAGCGAGAGGAGATTGTCCGAGGAAGCCCAGTTCCCATTGAAATTCCGCAAGCGGCTGTACCTTCCTATGTACCTGAATCCAGAGACAGATACCAGCAAACAGAGGGTTATTGCCCAGTGGCTCCACATCTCAGCCAGATCAGACCTTCTTGCCACAGG CCACATCCCAGCCTGGACGAACTTCACCGGCGAAGGAAAGAAATCATGGCCCAGCTAGAAGAGAGGAAGGTGATTTCTCCACCTCCTTTCGCACCGTCTCCAACCTTGCCTCATCTTTTTCATTCAGAGGAG atttttgtgtttgtacaGTACTTGGATGAAGACCTGAAGGTAGCTGGGAAATACAAAGGAAATGACTACAGCCAGTACTCGCCCTGGTCCTGTGACACCATCGGCTCCTACATTGGAACCAAAGATGCAAAACCCAAAGATGTTGTGGCAGCAAGAAGTGTGGAGATGGCG AACGTAGATAGTAAAGCCATGCGTGACCAGCGATTAGACATGCAGCGAAGAGCAGCAGAGACCGGCGATGATGACCTCATTCCATTTGGAGACCGACCAACTGTGTCGAGATTTGGGGCTATCTCTCGTACCTCCAAAGCGATGTACCAGAACTCTGGTCCCATGCAGGCCATGGCGGTTCAGGGAGCTACCACCAAATCTATCATTTCAG TGGCAGACTACAATCCTTACGGAACTCACAGTGGCTGGGGAGGCTCTCCATATTCTCCTCATCAAAATATACCTTCTCAGGGACGTTTCAGTGACAG GGAGAGACTGTCCATGTCCGATGTGACTGGTCATGGGAAACAGTTGCCCTCAGCAGAGCGAGAGCAGCAGCTGCGCATGGAGCTGCAGCAAGTAGACCATCAGATTAGCCAGCAGACACAAATGCGAGGACTAGAG GCTGTTAGTAACAGGCTGCTGTTGCAGAGGGAGGCGACTACCCTGGCAGGCCAGCCACAgcccccaccccctcctcccaAGTGGCCTGGGATGATCTCAAGTGAGCAGCTGAGCTTGGAGCTACACCAGGTGGAAAGGGAAATTGGGAAGAGAACCCGTGAGCTGAGCATG GAGAGCCAGTCTTCACTGGATATAAAAAACAAACTGGGCACCACTAAACAGACCGAAAATGGACAGTTAGAACCACAAAGCAAGGTTCCAACTGAGAACCTCGCACTGACATTCAG TGATGTTCCGAATGGATCAGCCTTGACACAAGAGAACATCGGCCTCCTGTCAAACAAAACAgcatctctcagcctgtcggAAGACCCAGAGACAGGAGGAGACAACCAGGACTCCCAACGCACAGGAGTTACGCCCACGTCTGCTCCGTGA